TAGTGGGATGTTCCGAAAGTTCCAGTGCTTTTTTTGCGCCTGAACTTCCTTTCTTTCCGGCATTTTCAAGTTTGAATTTTCGGGAGGAGACGAGTGACATTTCAGACATTGAAAAAATGCCATTCAGCAAAACGAGAAATATAATGATAATCAGTTCCATTAAAAAGTAATAAATTTTGCACAAATATAATTGAATTGTGCGGAGTTAACGCAATTGTCAGGCTCTGTGGCTCACATTTAAGCTCGTTTTTTCGGTGTCGAGGAAGATTTTTCGGTTCTCGAATATTTCTTCCATAACGCGGTGGTACTCTTCAAATTGATGCACATTGATATGCCCTGCGCCCAAAATTACATAAAGTCTTGTCAGCCGGGGATTTATTTCCGAAAGATCTACGGCAGTTTTAATGGGCACCAGCCTGTCGTCGCTGCCGTGGATGATTTTGATGGGGCAGCGCACATTTTTCAGATATTGAAATGTTGGGAGATTGTAACGAAGAAATGGTTTTGCAGGCATGAATGGCAAATAACGGTGAATGGTGCGCAGCAGAGAGTAGAGTGGCGAAGTGAGAATCAAGAGACGCGGATTATTCTTCGATGCTAACCTTGCAGCAAATCCGGAACCTAGTGACCTGCCATAGACCACAATTTTTTCCTCAGAAAATTCATTTTTCACGATGTCATAAATGAACTGGGAATCGCGTTTCATGGCTTCGACATTTCGTTTCCCTGTACTTTTCCCAAAACCTCGGTAATCCATCATAATTACCTCGTAATCCAGTCTTGTAAAATCAATGGCAAATTTCCCCCAACCCTTGATGCTCTTTGTATTTCCCTTCAGATAAATCACGGCTCCTTTCGGATGATCAACCTGAAAATGGAGGTAATTAATTTTTGCGCCCGGCTCAGTTTCCACTGTTTTCTCTTCCGCTTTTAAATGTTCATAAGCGAATTTAAAATCTGGCGGAAGTTTCTCCGGCTGGAAAAAGAATTTATGCTGAAAAAAGTAAATCAGCAGACCGATGACCAGAATGATAACTGCGATAATGGTCAGCACAAAATATAAATCGAAATTCATTACTATAAATGTAATGCAATTTATTTGAAATTAAAGTCACGGGAAGTTGATTGTAATTCACCACGTTGTGACGGTGAAAAATTTCACATTAAATAAAATGCTTGAAAATCAACCATTTAGAATTGTGGTATTTTTTTATTTGGTTTTTGCCGCGAAGCCGAATTGTTCCCGGAAGATGAGAATAAAAACTGAAATGCGCGCGCAAAACCGCCCAGAGATGGGAAAAACCGTTTTGGAAAGCGAAGTATAAAGCTGCGGCACCATCTAATATCAGCCTTGAAAAAATAACCCAGAACAGCGCAGCAAGTGGGAGATTCTTTACCAGCATAGTAAGATTATTCCGCATGTTCAGAAATGTTTTTTGGGCACTCTGTTTATTTAAAGTTCCGCCGCCTACATGATAAATTGTAGATTTCCCGGTGTAGAAAATTTTCTTTCCGTCATTTTTCAGACGCCAGCACAAATCGATTTCTTCCTGATGGGCAAAAAATCTTTCGTCAAACCCCTTCTGATTCCAAAAATCTTCAGCCCGGATGAATAAACAGCAGCCCGAAGCCCAGAAAATCTCGGTTTCATCATTGTATTGTCCTTTGTCTTCTTCTATTGATTCAAAGATCCGTCCGCGGCAGTAAGGATAACCCAGGTTATCGATAAAACCACCTGCAGCGCCTGCAAATTCGAAGAAATTTTTACGGTTGTAATCCAGAACTTTTGGCTGAACCGCGGCAATTTTTGGGTCGCTTTTAAATAAATTCAGAACAGGATCGAACCAGTTTGCAGTTACTTCCACATCGGAATTCAGGAGGCAGTAAATATCTGCATGAATATGTTTTAAACCATCATTATAACCGCCTGCAAAACCATTGTTTTTGGTGTTGTAAATAATTCTAACGTGTGGAAAATTCTGGTGTAAATAATCTATAGAATCATCAGTTGAAGCATTGTCGATCACATAAATCTCTGTATCACCGGAATACAAGATGACACTGGGAAGAAATTTTTCTAACCAATTTTTCCCGTTCCAGTTTAAGATCACGATTGCTAATTTCAATTCAGATAAGTATGATTGTTATATTCCAGTTTCCATAACTTTAATTGCGTGCTGGTATTTCCACCGTCTGTGCGACCAAAGATAATTGTCGGGTCTTTTATTAATAGTATTTTCCAGCATTTTGTGGAATTTCCTCACCACTTCGTGCTCTACAAATTTTTCTCCATCGGGATAAATTCGGTAATAATTGATCTGATAATAACCGCGTTTTACTTTCTTCATTTCGCAAAAAACAAACGCAAGATCCATTCTTGTAGAAAGCTTGTCGTATCCGACGAATGCAGGCGTTTTTTGATTGAGGAAGTTTAATCCATACGTCACTTCAGAAACATGCGGTGTTTGGTCAGCAATGAACATATAGACAGAATTGCCGTCGTTTCTGTTCCGGAAAATATGCCGAATCACTTCCTTAGCTTCCAAAGCCTGATTGCCAAAACTGTTGCGGATTCCTTTGATCTTTTCTTCCCAGAAACTGTTCTGTACCTTTCTGTAAACCGGAAAACAGTTTTCCTGTGGAATAATCGTCGCAAGTGCGTTGAACCATTCCCAGTTGAAAATATGTCCTGCCAAAAGAATTACATTTTTGTTTTCAGCTTTAGCATCCTTAAAAACATCCTGATTGATATGCTGAACGCGCACCCGTAGTTCAGTGGAAGAAATGGTAAATGATTTAAAGGTTTCAAGAATATAATCTGAAAAATTGCGGTAAAAACTCTTCCGGATCGTACTTATTTCTACTACGGATTTTTCGGGAAACGATTTCTTCAGATTTTCAGTCACCACTTTCTTCCGGTAACCAACCAGATGGTACATCAGAAAGAAAATCACATCCGAAAACAGATATAAAACCTGTAATGGAAGTCTGGAAAAGAGAAGAATAATTTTAAATAGAAAATTCATATACAGTTTGCAAATTTAGCAATTATAAACTTGATTGATGGCGCTATTTTTGTTAATTTGCACTGCTAAAATTAAGTTCAATGAAAAGTAATTCCCTAAAAATACTCGCAATGTCATCACTTCTCATTACGGGAGTGGCGTGTGCTCAAAAATCTGATGTAAAATCCACAGACAAAGTTGCGACAGAATCGGTGGCTCCTGAAATGGATTCCGCAGCTATTGCAGCAGCTAAAAAGAAAGCGGCAGCAGAAGAGAAAGCCAAACTGCCCAAACCTTATAATGCGGAAGAAAATGCGGAAGCCAAGATTGCTGAATTGGTGAAACAGGCTAAAGCGGAAAACAAAAATATTATACTTCAGGCGGGCGGAAACTGGTGTATTTGGTGCTTGAGGTTCAACAATTTTGTACAGACAACTCCCGAATTAAAGCAAGTTGTAGATGACAATTATTTATATTATCATCTCAATTATTCTCCGGAGAACAAAAATGCTAAAGTTTTTGCGAAATATGATAATCCCGGTGAGAAATTCGGATATCCTGTTTTTGTCGTTTTAGACAAGAACGGAAAAATGATCCATACGCAGGACAGCGCTGTTCTGGAGGAAGGAAAAGGTTACAGCACAGAAAAGGTGAAGGAATTCTTCCTGAAATGGACCACAAAATCATAAAAAGAAAAACCGGAATTAATTCCGGTTTTTTATAAAAGTTTTTTGATCCAGCTCAGTTTTTTTTCGGTGTACGGTGGGTATTTCAGATCCGGTTCGCCCCAGGTTGCTCTTTCAAGCACTGCTTTCTGATGAGAAAACGCTTTGAATCCGAATTTTCCGTGATAATGACCAATCCCGGAACTTCCCACACCGCCAAAAGGCAGGTTTTCGTTACTCAAATGCATTACAACATCGTTGATACAACCACCACCGAAAGATATTTTGGAGGTGAAATTTTCTTTCTCCTCCGTATTTTTAGTAAACAAATATGCTGCAAGCGGTTTTTCTTTTTCGGCAATTATTAACAAGGCTTCATTGAAATTTTTAAATGTCAGCACCGGAAGAATCGGTCCGAAAATTTCTTCCTGCATTACCGCATCATTCCAGTCGATATTGTGTAAAACTGTAGGTTCAATATATCTTTTTACGGCATCGTAATTTCCGCCGAGATAGGTTTTGTCCTTATCAATATATTTAACCAAACGCTCAAAATTTCTTTGATTAATAATTTGCGTATAGTGTTCAGAATTAGGCTGATAACTGAATTTCTGTATCTGAAATTTTAAAGCATCCAGAAAACTGTCCCTCACTTTCTCGTCCACCAAGATATAATCAGGTGCTACGCAGGTTTGACCGGCGTTAAGAAATTTTCCCCAGACGATTCTTTTCGCAGCCAAGTCAAAATCTGCACTCGAGGTTACAATTACTGGACTTTTCCCGCCGAGTTCCAGGGTTACGGGAGCTAAATTTTTTGCTGCAGCTTCGTAAACGATTTGTCCCACTTTCGTGCTTCCGGTGAAAAATATCTTGTCGAATTTGAATTTCAAAATCTCTGTAATCTCATCCACACCGCCTTGTGCAACAAAAAGATATTCCTCAGGAAAATTCTCATTGATGATTTTAGCCATCGCTTTCATGGTGTTTTCCGCCACCTCACTTGGTTTCAGAATGCAGGTGTTTCCTGCGGCTAAAGCGGTGATCATCGGAGAAAGTGAAAGCTGATAAGGGTAATTCCATGCGCCGATCACTAAGGTGCAGCCCAGCGGTTCGCTGTAAATTTTACTTGTTCCGAGTTGATTGGCTAAGTTGGTTCTTACTTTTTTCGGTTTGGCCAGCGAGCTGAGATTTTTTAAATAATAGTCGATATCTTTCAGCACAAAGGAAATCTCCGTTGTAAAGGTGTCGAACTTTGATTTTCCGAAATCCTGATAAATAGCTTCATATAAGAGCTCTTCATGTTTGATGATAAGATCCCGAAGTTTTTCCAGATTTCTCTTTCGGAACTTTAAATTCTTGGTCTTCTGGCTGTTGAAAAATGTTCTTTGAGCCACAATTATATCTTCGAAATTCATTACTTTTAATTTATTATTCTAAACAAATTTACTTTAAAAATCACAGATAAAAATAAAATGGATTTTAGAAACAAAACTGTTCTCATTACAGGCGGCTGCTCCGGAATCGGTAAAATAATGGCTAGGAAATCTTTGGAAAGAGGAGCAAGAAAACTGGTGATCTGGGATATTAATGAAGAAGCTTTAGCAATAACCAAGGAAGAATTTTCCGGGATAGGCGGTGAAATTTTAGTTTATAAAACTGACGTTTTTAATCTGGATGATATTAAAATTAATGCCCAGAAAGTAAGAACGGAGGCGGGAAAAGTTGATATTCTGATCAACAATGCCGGAATTGTTGTCGGTAAGTATTTCCATGAACACACGCACGACCAGATTCATAAAAGTATGTTGATTAACTCCAATGCTTTCATGCACGTCGGTTTGGAGTTTTTATCAGGAATGATGGCTGAAAATTCAGGTGCAATCTGCAACATCGCTTCTTCCGCGGGCTTAATTTCGAATCCAAAAATGTCGGTTTATGCTGCTTCCAAATGGGCCGTTGTAGGTTGGAGTGACAGCCTGCGGTTAGAAATGGAACAACTAGGCAAAAACATTTCTGTTACCACGATTATGCCGTTCTACATCAACACCGGAATGTTCGATGGCGTAAAATCTAAACTGTTGCCAATTCTGGAGCCTGAACCAACTTCCGAAAGAATTATTAAAGCTATTGAAAACAAAACTAAAATGCTTGCAATGCCATTGCCTTATTGGTTTATCCGTTTTTCGCAGGGAATTTTACCAATCCCAATCTTTGACTGGGTGATGAAGAATATTTTTGGCGTTTACGATACGATGAAGGGTTTCCGCGGACGTTAATAACTACTTTAATTTTAAATTTTAAGCATTAAATCAGAAGGATTTGTTGGTGAAAAATTCTCGCGGCTTCTCTGCAAATTCTTTTAATTTTCTTAAATTTGTGCATCTAATAAAGTAAAAAGAAAGAATGAATTCCTACAAAAATCCTCTTGAAGAGCGCTATTCAAGTGAGGAAATGCTCTATAATTTCTCCCCGAACAACAAGTTCAGGAACTGGCGGAAATTATGGATCGCTCTTGCCGAAATCGAAAAAGATTTAGGGCTCGACATTTCCGACGAACAGATTGCGCAGCTCAAAGCCAATGCAGATAACATTGATTATGTGAAAGCCGCGGATTACGAGAAAAAATTCCGTCATGATGTGATGGCACATGTGCATACCTATGGTGACGACGCGCCTCTGGCAAAGGGAATTATTCACCTTGGAGCCACTTCTGCCTTTGTAGGAGACAATACCGATTTAATTCAAATGCGGGACGGATTGCTTCTTTTAAGAAAGCAAATGGTCAATGTTATCAAAAATCTTTCAGATTTTGCTTTAAAATACAAAGATCTGCCGACGCTTGGCTTTACCCATTATCAGCCGGCACAACTTACGACGGTTGGAAAACGAGCGACACTTTGGCTGCAGTCTTTAATTTTAGATTTTGAGGAACTTGAGTTTTTCCTGGAAACACTAAGATTCCGTGGCGTAAAAGGAACTACCGGAACTGCCGCGAGTTTTCTGGAACTTTTTGAAGGCGATTATTCCAAAGTTCAACATCTGGATAAAGAACTATCAAAACGGTTTGGCTTCGAAAAAGTGTTTGGCGTTTCCGGACAGACTTACGACAGAAAAATCGACGCGAAAGTGATGGCGCTGCTTTCCAATATCGCACAGTCAGCCCATAAATTTACCAATGATTTAAGACTTTTACAGAATTTAAAGGAAATAGAGGAGCCTTTCGAGAAAAACCAGATTGGTTCTTCCGCAATGGCTTATAAAAGAAACCCGATGCGATCTGAAAGAATTGGAGCGCTGTCCAAATTCGTGATGTCTCTTTCTTCAAGCTCCGCAATGGTAGCTGCAACGCAATGGTTTGAAAGAACGCTGGACGATTCTGCAAACAAAAGACTGGCAATTCCGCAGTCATTTCTTGCGATAGATGCCATTCTGCTGATTTGGAATAACATCATGAACGGAATTGTGGTGTACGAAAACCGAATTCACAAACATATTATGGATGAATTGCCGTTTATGGCGACTGAATATATCATTATGGAAGAAGTGAAGGCAGGCGGCGACCGGCAGGAAATTCATGAAACTATTCGTGTACACTCCATTGAAGCCAGCAAAAAGGTGAAGATGGAAGGAAAGGAAAATGATCTGATTGAAAGGATTATGAACGACTCTTCTCTGAAGCTTGATAAAACCAAATTCATGGAAATTCTGGATCCGAAAAACTTCATCGGTTTTGCTCCGGTTCAGACTGAAGAATTTATCCGGAACGAGGTGCAGCCGATTTTAGATAAATACAGCGACCTGATCGGTTTAGAAGCTGACCTTAAAGTGTAAATTTATGCAGGCGATTTTGTCTGCATTTTTTTTGGTAATTATCTTCAGTGAAATTAATACTTACGCAATCCCCGAAGGGATTTTAAACAAAGAATAGAATTAAATTCTATTAATAAAAGTAAAAATGAAAAAAAGAATCTTCGTAGAGAAACGTGGAATTTTCGATGTTGAAAGTCCAAAAATTTTCAATGAAATAAAAAATATCAGTCCGAATATTCAGGATGTAAAAGTCTATAACATCTATGATGTGTTCGGGATTGACGAAAGTGAACTTAACCTGGTTGTTTTTAATACTTTTGTGGATCCGGTAACCGATATTCTGCATCACGAAAATCCGGCCGGCAATATTTATTTTGCAACAGAATTTTTGCCGGGACAATATGACCAGCGCGCAGATTCAGCAGAACAGTGTATCGCGTTGCTCACTGAAAATGAAAACTCAAAAGTAAGAAGCGGAAAACTGATTGAACTTTTTGGGGTTGATCAGTCTGAAGTGGATAAAATTAAAAATCATCTCATCAATAAAGTTGAAAGTCAGGAAAAAGACCTTTCAAAACTTGAAATTCCGAAAGAAGAAACTCCGGATCCGGTAATTGTTCATGAAGGTTTCATCGGTTTTTCTGCTGCTGAACTGCGGAATTTCTATGACCGGCATGGTTTTGCTTTAGGTTTTGATGATCTGGAATTCATCCAGAATCATTTTAAGTCTGAAAATAGAAATCCTACAGAAACCGAACTTAAAGTTCTGGATACCTACTGGAGTGATCATTGCCGACATACGACTTTTGAAACAGAATTAACTGATATTCAGTTTAATGGATTGTTTAAATCTACTTTGGAAAATATCTTCAATGATTATTTGGAGAAGAGAAAATTTCTTGGACGGGAAACGAAGCCCATTTCTTTAATGGATTTAGCTACCGTTTGTGCGCGTTATTTTCACAAAACCGGAAAGCTCGAAAATCTTGTTGTTTCCGATGAAATCAATGCATGTACCATAGAAATAGAAGCAGAATTTGACGGTAAAAAAGAACCTTGGTACTTATTATTCAAAAATGAAACTCATAACCACCCGACTGAAATTGAGCCTTTTGGCGGTGCTTCAACCTGTTTAGGCGGCGCAATCCGTGATCCTTTATCAGGAAGAGCTTTTGTGTATCAGGCGATGCGGCTTTCCGGCGCAGCTGATGTTTTAGAACCGATTTCTGAAACTTTACCGGGAAAACTTCCTCAGCGTACGATTTCAAAACAAGCTGCAAACGGCTATTCTTCCTACGGAAACCAAATCGGCTTAGCCACGACTTTAGTGAACGAAATTTATCACGACGGTTACAAAGCAAAGCGAATGGAAGTTGGTTTCGTTGTTGGAGCTGTTAAAAAAGACTGGGTAAGACGAGAGAAACCTCAAGCCGGCGACCTTGTGATTTTATTAGGTGGAGCAACCGGAAGAGACGGCGTAGGTGGTGCAAGCGGAAGTTCTAAAGTTCAGGATGAAACTTCTATTCATACTTTGTCCACAGAAGTTCAGAAAGGAAATGCGGTGGAAGAGCGAAAAATTCAAAGACTTTTCAGAAATCCTGAGGTCACGCGTTTAATTAAAAAATCAAACGATTTTGGTGCCGGCGGAGTTTCTGTTGCAATCGGCGAAATTGCTGATTCGCTTGAAATAAATCTTGATATTCTGCCTCTGAAATATGAAGGTCTGAATGGAACTGAACTGGCCATTTCTGAATCTCAGGAGAGAATGGCGGTAGTAATTGATGCGAATGATAAAGATAAATTTATCAGCTTTTGTGAAAAAGAAAATATCAAAGCGGTAGAAGTGGCGAAGGTAACGGATTCCGGAAGAATGCAGATGTTCTGGCAGGGAAATAAAATCGTTGATTTAAGCAGGGAATTCCTGGATACCAACGGCTGCGCAAAATCTCAGCATGCTGAAATTTCTCATTTAAAACCTGTTGAAACTCAAAACATTTCTTTTTCCGGGGAAAATTTCCTGAAAGCACTTTCCGATAAAAATACAGCTTCACAGAAAGGCCTTGCTGAAATGTTTGACGCGTCGGTGGGCGGAACGTCAGTAGCGATGCCTTTTGGCGGAAAATACCAGGAAACCGAAATGGAAGGAAGCGTTCAGACTTTACCGATTCTGAATGCTGAGAATATCGAAACCGTTTCTCTTGCGAGTTGGGGGTTTGATGCTGAAATTTCTGCACAGAATTCCATGATCGGTGCTGCGAACGCCGTGTTGGAAAGTGTCGCCAAAATTGTTGCGATGGGCGGGAATTATAAAAATATCCGTCTGAGTTTCCAGGAATATTTTGAAAAATTAGGAAACGACCCTCAGAAATGGGGAAAACCTCTGGCATCACTTCTCGGTGCATACGATGCCCAAATGAATTTTGAACTCGCTGCAATTGGCGGAAAAGATTCTATGAGCGGAAGTTTTCAGGATATCAATGTGCCGCCCACTTTAATTTCTTTTGCCTGTGCGAACGGTGAAAAGAAAAATATTATTTCTCCGGAGTTTAAAAAAGCCGGAAATAAACTGTATTTCTTCCGCCATATTCCTGTGGAAAACGGTTTGCCGGATTATGAAAATTTAAAGAGAGTTTTCAATTTTATTTTTGAAAATATCCAGGCCAGAAAAATTGTTTCTGTTAAAACGTTAAAAGACGGCGGAGTGGCTGTGGCATTGGCTAAAATGAGTTTCGGCAATCAGTTGGGCGCTGAAATTTCATTAGAAGAGCAATTGCTTTTGAACAAAAATATCGGCAGTTTAATTATTGAAAGTTCTTCAGATTTGGAAAATGATCTGTTGCAGGTCATCGGTACGGTCAGCAATAATAAAAGTTTAATTATTAATGACCAAGAATTCAGTATTTCAGATTTGTTGCCTGTTTGGAAAGGAACTTTTGAAGGTTTGTTTCCTACTGTTGAAAAGGAAAAAACGGTTATTGAGATCGATGGAAAATTCAGTTCAGTAAATGCAGCCACGGTTAATATCCGTAAACATCATTTGGCAAAACCGAAAGTTTTTGTCCCTGTTTTTCCGGGTACAAACTGTGAATATGAAACGCAGAACGCCTTCAGAAAAGAGGGTGCCGAAGTGGCGAGTCTGCCGCTTATCAATCTGAATCACAATCTCCTCAACGAAAGTCTGGATGCCTGGATTTCGGAAATTAATCAGTCGCAGATTTTAGTTTTTTCCGGTGGATTTTCCGCAGGTGATGAACCGGACGGTTCTGCAAAGTTCATCGTAAACGTTTTAAAGAACGAAAAGATGAAAAATGCGGTTCACCAGCTGCTCGAACGCGATGGGATGATTCTGGGAATCTGTAATGGTTTTCAGGCGCTGGTGAAATCCGGGCTTTTGCCTTACGGGGAAATTCGGGATTTGGATGAAAATTCGCCGACTTTAGCGCACAATGCAATCGGAAGGCACATTTCGCAGATGGTCAATGTAAAAGTGACCAATGACGGTTCGCCGTGGCTGAAAGGAATGCAGAATCAGATCTATACCATTCCGATTTCTCATGGTGAAGGACGTTTTATGGCTTCGGAAAATGTAATTAAAGAACTCTACGAAAACGGACAGATTGCAACCCAGTATATCGACTTCGATGAAAATATCGCTCACGGAATGCCGTTTAATCCTAATAATTCGTTGTTCGGTATAGAAGGAATAACCAGTAAATCCGGGAAGATTTTCGGAAGAATGGGGCATCCCGAAAGATTTGCAGAAGGTTTGCTTAAAAACATTCCGACGGCGAATTATCACAACATTTTCAAAAACGGAGTTGATTATTTTAAGTAGAAAGTCAGATTAAATTATAAGTTATTCAGTTAATAGTTTAATGTTATTAGTTTTTGACCTAATAAAGTTAATAAGTTTATTTCCTTATAAAGTATATATATTAGCTGATTAGCTTATATTTTTAATTTATAAGTATAATTGCTTATATTTGTAAAATGATTGCCATTATAACCGGGGATATTATCAATTCTCAAAAAACTGATTCTGAACTGTGGCTTCCTAAACTGAAAAATCTTTTAGGAAGCTGGTCAGTAACACCGGAAAACTGGGAAGTGTACCGCGGAGACGAATTTCAGGTGAAATGCAGTGTTGATGAGGTTTTTAGGAAATGTTTAGTCATAAAATCTTTAATCAGAACTTTTGAAAATTTAGACGTTAGACTGGCAATCGGAATAGGAAACGAAGTTTATTTATCTGAAAAAATAACCGAATCAAACGGCTCAGCGTATGTAAATTCCGGAAGACTTTTAAACGATATCAAGGCAGAAGGAAAAACTTTAGCGATTAAAACCGAAAACGATAAAGTGAACCGCGACCTCAATATCCTTTTTAAATGGGCTTCCATCGATTTTGATAACTGGACCGTAGCAACAGCAGAAATAATTCACCGGTTGCTCACCAACTCTGAACTCACTCAGGATGAACTGGCGAAAGATTTTAATATTACCCAATCATCGGTCAGTCAAAGAGTTAAACGCTCAAATTATGATCTTATTCAGGAAACAGATCTATATTTCAGAAAAAAAATAACAGAACTGTAATGATTTTTATTCCCCTCATATTAGCGCATCTATTGGGAGATTTTCTTCTCCAGCCAAATTCATGGGTTGCTGATAAAGAGAGAAAAAAAGCCGGAAGTATTTATTTATATCTCCACGTGCTGGTTCATACCGTTTTGTCTTTCGTTTTTCTGTGGGATTTAAACCTTTGGTGGATCGCCTTAATTATTGGCGTTACGCATTTTTTAATCGACTGGATCAAACTCACCTTTCAAAATCACAAAACAAAAAGAACGTGGTTTTTTGTGGATCAGCTGCTGCATGTTGCCGTAATATCAGTTTTATCAGTGATTTATTTTCCTTATTTCAGATGGGAAGATTTCTTCAATCCGGAAAATTTAAAACTGCTTACTGCCGCTGTATTCTTAACCGTTCCTTCTTCAATATTAATTAAAACTTTAATCTCGATCTGGACGCCGGTTACTGTTGAACACAGCAAATTACAGACTGAATCTCTCGTCAATGCAGGAAAATATATCGGTATTTTAGAACGGCTTTTGGTTTTCGTGTTTATTGTTGTGAACCATTGGGAAGGCGTGGGTTTTATGATTGCTGCGAAATCGGTTTTCAGATTCAGCGATTTGGCAGAAGCGAAACAGCGTAAACTCACAGAATACGTTTTGATAGGAACATTACTGAGTTTTGGAATTGCTGTGATAACAGGAATTTTAGTTAAAATTTAAGTGAAAAGAATAAAAATAAAATCAAATAAAAAGTAAAAATGACAAAAGGAGCAATGCTTTATGAAGGAAAAGCAAAACAGGTCTTCGAAACGGATCATCCGGATGAAGTGATTGTACGTTTCAAAGATGATGCAACCGCTTTCAACGCACAGAAAAAAGGAAGTGTAGATTTGAAAGGAGAAATGAATAACGCCATTACAACGCTGATTTTCGAGTATTTAAATGAAAAAGGAATCCCAACTCATTTCATTAAAAAGATCGATGAAAGAGAACAGCTGGTAAAAAAAGTACATATTATTCCGTTAGAAATGGTAGTCAGAAATTACTCCGCCGGAAGTATGGCACAAAGACTTGGAGTGGAAGAAGGCATTAAATCGCCGGTAACCATCTTCGATATCTGCTACAAAAAAGATGAACTGGGTGACCCGTTAATCAACGATCATCACGCGGTTTTTCTTGGCGCTGCGACTTATGATGAGCTCGATGAAATGTACGAGCTTACTTCCGATATCAATGATATCCTGATCGATCTCTTCGATAAAATGAATATCATACTCGTTGATTTCAAAATAGAATTAGGGAAAACCTCCGACGGACAAATTATTCTGGCTGACGAAATTTCTCCTGATACCTGCAGGCTTTGGGATAAAGATACCATGAAAAAACTCGATAAAGACCGTTTCAGAAGGGATTTGGGCGGAGTTACCGAAGCTTATGTTGAGATCTACGAAAGATTGAAAAAAGTTTTGAACAAATAATTTTTTTGGAGAAAAGTAAAAAATGAAAGATTTACAACGACACAGAGATGATTATTTAAACCAGTTTAAAGAAAGAACATACGGAAGAAATCTGCTGAAAACAGAAGACGTTTTTGATGCTCCGTCGGAAGAATGCGGGATTTTCGGGATGTATTCCGATACTGATCTGGATACATTTTCGCTTTCCCAGTTCGGCCTTTTT
The window above is part of the Kaistella faecalis genome. Proteins encoded here:
- the purC gene encoding phosphoribosylaminoimidazolesuccinocarboxamide synthase; this encodes MTKGAMLYEGKAKQVFETDHPDEVIVRFKDDATAFNAQKKGSVDLKGEMNNAITTLIFEYLNEKGIPTHFIKKIDEREQLVKKVHIIPLEMVVRNYSAGSMAQRLGVEEGIKSPVTIFDICYKKDELGDPLINDHHAVFLGAATYDELDEMYELTSDINDILIDLFDKMNIILVDFKIELGKTSDGQIILADEISPDTCRLWDKDTMKKLDKDRFRRDLGGVTEAYVEIYERLKKVLNK